A portion of the Enterobacter sp. SA187 genome contains these proteins:
- the rsxC gene encoding electron transport complex subunit RsxC: protein MLKLFSAFRKDKLWDFHGGIHPPEMKTQSNGTPLRQLPLASRFVIPLKQHIGAEGELCVRAGDRVLRGQPLTRGRGRMLPVHAPTSGVVVAIAPHSTAHPSGLAELSVLIDADGEDQWIERDGWSDYRSRSREALIERIHQAGVAGLGGAGFPTGNKLHGGSDKIDTLIINAAECEPYITADDRLMQDCAAQVVEGIRILAHILQPRQVLIGIEDNKPQAISMLRAVLAGSHDITLRVIPTKYPSGGAKQLTQILTGKQVPHGGRSSDIGVLMQNVGTAYAVKRAVVDGEPLTERVVTLTGEAVKQPGNVWARLGTPIRHLLDAAGFCPGGEQMVIMGGPLMGFTLPWLDVPVVKITNCLLAPSATEMGEPQEEKGCIRCSACADACPADLLPQQLYWFSKGQQHDKATAHNLSDCIECGACAWVCPSNIPLVQYFRQEKAEIYAIAQEEKRAAEAKMRFEARQARLEREKEARLARHKQAAVQPAAKDQAAIDAALARVREKKQNATQPVVVQAGAVPDNSEVIAAREARKAEARARQAEKAQQAAAVNAPDADPRKAAVEAAIARAKARKAQQSAEAPEPAAPSEPVGDVDPRKAAVEAAIARAKARKAQQQAAEAPPPKIPPAPDEVIDPRKAAVEAAIARAKARKAQQPVTDTPAANDDPRKAAVAAAIARVQAKKAAQQAVNED, encoded by the coding sequence ATGCTTAAGTTATTCTCGGCTTTCCGAAAAGATAAACTGTGGGACTTCCACGGCGGTATTCATCCGCCGGAAATGAAGACCCAGTCCAACGGCACGCCGCTGCGTCAGCTGCCGCTGGCCTCACGTTTTGTCATTCCTCTCAAGCAGCATATCGGCGCTGAGGGTGAGCTGTGCGTGCGTGCAGGCGATCGCGTATTGCGCGGTCAGCCGCTGACCCGCGGGCGCGGCCGTATGCTGCCGGTACATGCGCCAACCTCCGGCGTGGTGGTGGCCATTGCCCCCCACTCCACGGCGCATCCGTCTGGACTGGCGGAACTGAGCGTGCTCATTGACGCCGACGGCGAGGATCAATGGATCGAGCGCGACGGCTGGAGTGATTACCGCTCCCGCAGCCGCGAGGCGCTGATTGAGCGTATTCACCAGGCGGGCGTCGCTGGTCTTGGCGGCGCGGGCTTCCCGACCGGTAACAAACTGCATGGCGGCAGCGATAAAATCGACACGCTGATCATTAACGCCGCCGAGTGCGAGCCGTACATCACCGCCGATGACCGTCTGATGCAGGATTGCGCGGCACAGGTGGTGGAAGGCATTCGCATCCTTGCGCATATTTTGCAGCCGCGCCAGGTGCTGATTGGCATTGAAGATAACAAACCCCAGGCGATCTCCATGCTGCGGGCGGTGCTGGCAGGATCGCACGACATTACGCTGCGCGTCATCCCGACCAAATACCCGTCGGGCGGCGCGAAACAGCTGACGCAGATCCTCACCGGCAAACAGGTGCCGCACGGCGGGCGTTCGTCCGATATCGGCGTGCTGATGCAGAACGTCGGCACCGCCTATGCGGTAAAACGCGCCGTGGTGGATGGCGAACCCCTGACCGAACGCGTGGTGACGCTGACCGGTGAAGCGGTAAAACAGCCGGGCAACGTCTGGGCGCGTCTGGGCACGCCGATCCGTCATCTGCTTGACGCCGCAGGTTTTTGCCCCGGTGGCGAACAGATGGTAATCATGGGCGGTCCACTGATGGGCTTTACCCTGCCGTGGCTCGACGTGCCGGTGGTGAAAATCACTAACTGCCTGCTGGCCCCGTCCGCCACTGAAATGGGCGAGCCGCAGGAAGAGAAAGGCTGTATCCGTTGCAGCGCCTGTGCGGACGCCTGTCCTGCCGACTTGCTGCCGCAGCAGCTCTACTGGTTCAGTAAAGGCCAGCAACACGACAAAGCCACTGCGCATAACCTTTCCGACTGCATCGAGTGCGGCGCCTGTGCCTGGGTGTGTCCGAGCAATATTCCGCTGGTGCAGTATTTCCGTCAGGAAAAAGCCGAAATCTACGCCATCGCGCAGGAAGAAAAACGCGCCGCGGAAGCGAAGATGCGCTTTGAAGCGCGTCAGGCGCGTCTTGAGCGTGAAAAAGAAGCCCGTCTCGCCCGCCACAAACAGGCGGCGGTACAGCCTGCGGCGAAAGATCAGGCTGCCATCGACGCGGCGCTTGCCCGCGTGCGCGAGAAAAAACAGAACGCCACCCAGCCGGTGGTGGTGCAGGCAGGCGCCGTACCGGATAACAGCGAGGTCATCGCCGCCCGCGAAGCCCGCAAAGCCGAAGCGCGCGCCCGTCAGGCAGAGAAAGCACAGCAGGCGGCGGCCGTTAACGCGCCGGACGCCGATCCACGTAAAGCCGCGGTAGAAGCGGCCATTGCCCGCGCCAAAGCCCGTAAAGCGCAGCAGAGCGCTGAAGCCCCTGAGCCGGCAGCGCCCTCTGAACCGGTTGGCGATGTTGATCCCCGTAAAGCGGCGGTGGAAGCAGCTATTGCCCGCGCCAAAGCCCGTAAAGCGCAGCAGCAGGCGGCAGAAGCGCCACCGCCGAAAATTCCACCCGCGCCGGACGAGGTCATCGATCCGCGCAAAGCCGCGGTGGAAGCGGCTATTGCCCGCGCTAAAGCACGTAAAGCCCAGCAGCCGGTCACCGATACTCCGGCGGCCAATGACGATCCGCGTAAAGCGGCCGTCGCTGCGGCGATCGCCAGAGTTCAGGCTAAGAAAGCCGCACAACAGGCCGTTAACGAGGATTAA
- the rsxB gene encoding electron transport complex subunit RsxB codes for MSAIWIAIAALSVLGLIFGVILGYASRRFAVEDDPVVERIDELLPQSQCGQCGYPGCRPYAEAVGVQGEKINRCAPGGEAVMLKIATLLNVDPQPVDDEEVAAEPVRMLAVIDEPNCIGCTKCIQACPVDAIVGATRAMHTVMSDLCTGCNLCVDPCPTQCIELRPVAATPDSWKWDLQTIPVRIISVEQHA; via the coding sequence ATGAGCGCGATCTGGATTGCCATTGCCGCCCTGAGCGTTCTCGGGCTGATCTTTGGCGTCATTCTCGGTTACGCCTCCCGCCGTTTCGCGGTGGAGGACGATCCCGTTGTCGAACGCATTGACGAACTGCTGCCGCAGAGTCAGTGCGGTCAGTGCGGCTACCCTGGCTGCCGCCCTTATGCTGAGGCGGTGGGCGTGCAGGGTGAAAAAATTAACCGCTGCGCCCCTGGCGGCGAAGCCGTGATGCTGAAAATCGCCACGCTGCTAAATGTGGATCCGCAACCAGTGGACGACGAAGAGGTCGCGGCAGAGCCGGTGCGTATGCTGGCGGTGATCGACGAACCTAACTGTATTGGCTGCACCAAATGCATTCAGGCCTGCCCGGTCGATGCCATCGTCGGCGCGACCCGCGCCATGCATACGGTGATGAGCGACCTGTGCACCGGTTGTAATCTGTGCGTCGATCCCTGCCCGACACAGTGCATTGAGCTGCGTCCGGTGGCCGCTACCCCTGACAGCTGGAAATGGGATTTGCAGACGATCCCGGTGCGCATCATTTCTGTGGAACAACATGCTTAA